In one window of Ovis aries strain OAR_USU_Benz2616 breed Rambouillet chromosome 3, ARS-UI_Ramb_v3.0, whole genome shotgun sequence DNA:
- the SSTR3 gene encoding somatostatin receptor type 3, giving the protein MNTPGSLSPVPATSEPGNTSSAWPPDAVLGNASTASSAAGLAVSGILIPLVYLVVCVVGLLGNSLVIYVVLRQTATPSVTNVYILNLALADELFMLGLPFLAAQNALSYWPFGSLMCRLVMAVDGINQFTSIFCLTVMSVDRYLAVVHPTRSARWRTAPVARTVSAAVWVASAVVVLPVVVFSGVPRGMSTCHMQWPEPAAAWRAGFIIYTAALGFFGPLLVICLCYLLIVVKVRSAGRRVRAPSCQRRRHSERKVTRMVVAVVALFVLCWMPFYVLNIINVVCPLPEEPAFFGLYFLVVALPYANSCANPILYGFLSYRFKQGFRRALLRPSRRVQNQEPPVGPPEKTEEEEEDGDGEDQHEGAGKPGGWGEMNGRVNQIIQPGPSGQERPPSSTTSKEHQFLPQEPSAGEKSDTLHISYL; this is encoded by the coding sequence ATGAACACCCCTGGCTCCCTTTCACCGGTGCCCGCAACCTCGGAACCCGGGAACACCTCCTCAGCCTGGCCCCCAGATGCAGTCCTCGGAAATGCATCCACAGCATCAAGTGCGGCAGGGCTGGCTGTCAGCGGCATTCTGATCCCACTGGTCTATCTGGTGGTGTGCGTGGTGGGCCTGCTGGGCAACTCCCTGGTCATCTACGTGGTCCTGCGACAGACGGCCACCCCATCGGTCACCAATGTCTACATCCTCAACCTGGCGCTGGCCGATGAGCTTTTCATGCTGGGGCTGCCCTTCCTGGCTGCCCAGAATGCTCTGTCCTACTGGCCCTTCGGCTCCCTCATGTGCCGCCTGGTCATGGCTGTGGATGGCATCAACCAGTTCACCAGCATCTTCTGCCTCACGGTCATGAGCGTGGACCGCTACCTGGCTGTGGTGCACCCCACCCGCTCAGCCCGCTGGCGCACGGCGCCCGTGGCCCGCACAGTCAGTGCGGCCGTCTGGGTGGCCTCGGCCGTAGTGGTGCTGCCCGTGGTGGTCTTCTCGGGCGTGCCCCGCGGCATGAGCACCTGCCACATGCAGTGGCCCGAGCCGGCGGCTGCCTGGCGGGCTGGCTTCATCATCTACACGGCCGCGCTGGGCTTCTTCGGGCCGCTGCTGGTCATCTGCCTCTGCTACCTGCTTATCGTGGTCAAGGTGCGCTCCGCCGGGCGGCGGGTACGGGCCCCCTCGTGCCAGCGGCGGCGGCATTCTGAGCGCAAGGTCACGCGCATGGTGGTGGCCGTGGTGGCGCTCTTCGTCCTCTGCTGGATGCCCTTCTACGTGCTCAACATCATCAACGTGGTGTGCCCGCTGCCCGAGGAGCCTGCCTTCTTCGGCCTCTATTTCCTGGTGGTAGCCCTGCCCTACGCCAACAGCTGTGCCAACCCCATCCTTTATGGCTTCCTCTCCTACCGCTTCAAGCAGGGCTTCCGACGGGCTCTGCTGAGGCCCTCCCGCCGTGTGCAAAACCAGGAGCCTCCCGTGGGGCCTCcggagaagacagaggaggaagaggaggatggaGACGGGGAGGACCAGCACGAGGGAGCAGGGAAGccggggggctggggggagaTGAATGGCCGGGTCAACCAGATCATACAGCCAGGTCCCAGTGGACAGGAGCGGCCTCCCAGCAGCACCACCAGCAAGGAGCATCAGTTCCTACCCCAGGAACCCTCGGCTGGGGAGAAATCCGACACACTGCACATCAGCTATCTCTAG
- the C1QTNF6 gene encoding complement C1q tumor necrosis factor-related protein 6, with protein sequence MAALGLLWAALLLPLSVSGLPTEEPTSGETAASSSPGHCRRCCDSEDPAVLADAAHVSSASPSTLPYVLPEVRPYINITILKGDKGDRGLLGSPGKLGREGPRGDRGPQGIKGAKGQAGSPGSPCQTRFSAFSVGRKTALHSSEGFQPLLFDTVFVNPDGHFDLAAGHFVAPLRGLYFFSLNVHSWNFKETYVHVVHNDKAAVILYAQPSDRSIMQSQSVMLALAPGDRVWARLFKRERENAVYSDDIDTYITFSGHLIKPEDD encoded by the exons ATGGCTGCCCTGGGCCTCCTCTGGGCAGCGCTCCTGCTCCCTCTCTCTGTGTCTGGACTCCCCACCGAGGAGCCCACTTCTGGGGAAACTGCGGCCTCGAGTTCCCCCGGGCATTGTCGACGGTGCTGTGACTCTGAAGACCCCGCGGTCCTTGCTGATGCTGCGCATGTGTCCTCAGCCTCTCCGTCTACCCTCCCATATGTGCTGCCTGAGGTCAGGCCCTACATTAACATCACCATCCTGAAGG GTGACAAAGGGGACCGAGGCCTGCTGGGctcacctgggaagctgggcaGGGAGGGTCCCCGGGGGGACCGTGGCCCCCAGGGCATCAAAGGTGCCAAGGGGCAGGCGGGCAGCCCTGGCAGTCCATGCCAGACGCGCTTCTCAGCCTTCTCCGTGGGCCGCAAGACAGCCCTGCACAGCAGCGAGGGTTTCCAGCCGCTGCTCTTCGACACGGTCTTCGTGAACCCCGATGGGCACTTCGACCTGGCTGCTGGCCACTTCGTTGCCCCGCTGCGCGGCCTCTACTTCTTCAGCCTTAATGTGCACAGCTGGAACTTCAAGGAGACCTACGTGCACGTGGTGCACAATGACAAGGCAGCCGTCATCCTGTACGCGCAGCCCAGCGACCGCAGCATCATGCAGAGCCAGAGTGTGATGTTGGCCCTGGCGCCAGGCGACCGCGTCTGGGCACGGCTCTTCAAGCGTGAGCGTGAGAATGCCGTCTACAGCGACGACATAGACACCTACATTACCTTCAGCGGCCACCTCATCAAGCCCGAGGACGATTAG